A genomic segment from Pediococcus acidilactici encodes:
- the cbpA gene encoding cyclic di-AMP binding protein CbpA, protein MLLKSMVKPKQRLTTVQEDATLEEALKILEDSGFRCVPILDKTGRLFRGNIYKMHIYRHKSRGGSMQDPVTSLLKNATKYINLSAAFFTVFFTIKDLPYITVLDDNNYFYGILTHARLLDALSQSWNTNVGSYVITVVSSDERGDLATSAKIITKYTSIASVITLDSNEDELIHRTLFTLPAGVPPKKLQRIISNLERKGFKVPEVEDLQSHRLA, encoded by the coding sequence ATGTTATTAAAATCAATGGTTAAACCCAAGCAACGGCTAACTACCGTCCAAGAAGATGCCACACTTGAAGAAGCTCTTAAAATTTTAGAAGATTCTGGTTTCCGGTGCGTTCCCATTTTAGATAAAACCGGGCGCCTTTTCCGCGGAAATATTTATAAAATGCACATTTACCGGCATAAGTCGCGGGGTGGCTCAATGCAAGACCCGGTGACCAGTCTATTGAAAAACGCGACCAAGTATATTAACTTAAGTGCCGCGTTCTTCACCGTATTTTTTACCATCAAGGATTTACCTTACATCACCGTTTTAGATGATAATAATTATTTCTACGGGATTTTAACCCATGCGCGCCTGCTAGACGCCCTTTCCCAATCTTGGAATACTAACGTAGGGAGTTACGTAATCACGGTGGTTTCTAGTGACGAACGCGGTGATTTAGCAACTAGCGCAAAAATCATTACAAAGTATACTTCCATTGCAAGCGTCATTACTTTGGACTCTAACGAAGATGAACTGATTCATCGGACGTTGTTTACCTTACCAGCGGGAGTTCCACCAAAAAAGCTACAACGCATTATTAGCAATTTAGAGCGAAAAGGTTTCAAAGTCCCTGAGGTTGAGGATTTACAATCGCATCGTTTAGCTTAG
- the mfd gene encoding transcription-repair coupling factor produces the protein MNIEKIFADTKAVNEVTSNLGPQTRQLVTGLLEPAKQLFLNALLQSQQRPVLVVTDSLAHAERLYNDLAEGQLDLQAYWFPAEEIIAAEVATSSPNYRTARVRFLNALANRQLGVYVTSASGFRRMVPAAADVKQAQLELTVGEEYDPQELIRQLTQLGYQRVEQVEKKSEFAVRGSIVDIFPLNQDVPVRVDFFDVEVDSLRTFDQNNQRSIENITQTKILPATDLIVTEEQFSQGIEKLQKQVQAARKRLDEDDQEALQQNIAEVTDRWRKHQIIPEDVIYTKQLYAKPNSLLDYLADGVLVVDDYPRILDAELDIQKNEASWIVDQLKNNVLLDNDPFGLEIRQLIRQKKQSQVFLSMFQKGMGRLKFDQLTEITTRAVQEFFGQMPVLKGEVERWMSRHATVLIFANSKERQSKIASTLHDFEIASQTVQADRVIIGAVNIIGQSFSQGFEMPDAKLVVLTEKELFAKVRKKRPRQQHIENAERLKSYTELKPGDFVVHVNHGIGKYLGMTTMEVDGVHQDYLTIQYQGSGQLFIPVTQLNLVQKYVAAEGKRPKINRLGGSDWAKTKQHVASKIEDIADDLIELYAKREAEKGFAFPPDDDLQLQFENDFPYTETPDQLRSIKEVKEDMEKPRPMDRLLVGDVGYGKTEVALRAAFKAIEGGKQVAILVPTTILAQQHFDTMNDRFEDYPVTTAMLSRFQTNAQIKEALEGLADGTIDIVVGTHRLLSKDVQFKDLGLLVIDEEQRFGVKHKERIKALRSQVDVLTLTATPIPRTLNMSMIGVRDLSVIETPPTNRYPIQTYVVEENAGIIREGIMREIRRDGQVFFLHNRVQDIEKVVAQIEALVPEARVAYIHGQMTEKQLEDILFDFIEGEYDVLVTTTIIETGIDIPNANTLFVENADHMGLSQLYQLRGRIGRSSRVAYAYFLYQRDRVLTELGEKRLEAIKDFTELGSGFKIAMRDLSIRGAGNLLGKQQHGFIDSVGYDLYTQMLADAVKQKQGKQVPKRSDSEIDLEIEAFLPSTYIEDPQQKIEFYKRLRQVDSTEGLMDVVDDLIDRFGEYPTEVANLIKVTELKLHADAAQVEKIERKNGNLFITLTPAASQRISGENVFAALSVTKLRATVAESNDKMHIKLVIQPQMQQSDWFEQLMSYVKKLAEYL, from the coding sequence ATGAATATTGAAAAGATTTTTGCAGATACCAAAGCGGTCAATGAAGTTACTAGTAACTTAGGGCCGCAAACGCGGCAATTAGTGACCGGATTATTGGAACCTGCTAAACAACTTTTTTTGAATGCGCTATTGCAAAGCCAACAACGCCCGGTTTTGGTGGTGACGGATAGCTTAGCGCACGCAGAACGTTTATATAACGATTTGGCAGAGGGACAGCTAGATTTGCAAGCGTATTGGTTTCCCGCCGAAGAGATTATTGCGGCGGAAGTGGCGACTAGTTCACCTAACTACCGGACGGCCCGGGTGCGATTCTTAAACGCCCTTGCTAATCGTCAGTTGGGAGTTTACGTCACCTCGGCCTCGGGATTCCGCCGGATGGTCCCCGCTGCAGCTGACGTTAAGCAGGCCCAGCTGGAACTTACCGTGGGCGAAGAATATGATCCGCAAGAATTGATTCGCCAGCTGACTCAGTTGGGCTATCAACGGGTCGAGCAGGTGGAAAAGAAGTCGGAATTTGCCGTTCGAGGCTCGATTGTGGATATTTTTCCACTTAATCAAGACGTTCCGGTCCGGGTGGACTTTTTCGATGTCGAAGTGGATTCGCTCCGTACTTTCGACCAAAATAACCAGCGTAGCATTGAAAATATCACCCAGACTAAGATTCTGCCGGCAACGGATTTAATTGTGACGGAAGAACAATTTAGTCAGGGGATTGAAAAACTGCAAAAGCAGGTCCAAGCTGCACGCAAGCGTCTGGATGAAGACGACCAGGAAGCTTTACAACAAAACATTGCGGAAGTTACGGACCGGTGGCGAAAACACCAGATTATTCCAGAAGACGTAATTTACACCAAGCAACTTTACGCAAAACCGAATTCGTTGCTCGACTATTTGGCCGACGGGGTGCTGGTGGTTGATGACTACCCACGGATCTTAGATGCGGAGTTAGATATCCAGAAAAACGAAGCAAGCTGGATTGTGGATCAGTTGAAAAATAACGTTTTGCTAGATAACGACCCGTTTGGCTTAGAAATTCGGCAATTGATTCGGCAAAAAAAGCAATCCCAAGTCTTTTTGTCAATGTTCCAAAAGGGAATGGGGCGGCTTAAGTTTGACCAACTCACGGAAATCACCACTAGGGCGGTGCAGGAGTTCTTTGGTCAAATGCCGGTCTTAAAAGGCGAAGTAGAACGGTGGATGAGTCGGCACGCCACCGTCTTGATTTTTGCAAATTCTAAGGAGCGCCAAAGTAAAATTGCCAGCACGTTGCACGACTTTGAAATTGCTTCACAAACTGTGCAAGCAGACCGGGTAATTATCGGGGCGGTCAACATCATTGGTCAATCTTTCTCGCAAGGGTTTGAAATGCCGGATGCCAAACTGGTGGTGCTTACGGAAAAAGAACTGTTTGCCAAGGTACGCAAAAAACGTCCACGGCAACAGCACATTGAAAACGCAGAACGGCTAAAAAGCTATACCGAGCTAAAGCCTGGGGATTTTGTGGTGCACGTTAATCACGGGATTGGTAAATATTTGGGAATGACCACCATGGAAGTTGACGGGGTACACCAAGATTACCTCACTATCCAATACCAAGGTAGTGGACAGCTTTTCATTCCGGTAACCCAACTTAATTTAGTTCAAAAATATGTCGCGGCAGAAGGCAAGCGGCCTAAAATTAATCGACTGGGCGGATCCGACTGGGCAAAAACTAAGCAGCACGTTGCTTCAAAAATTGAAGACATTGCGGACGACTTAATTGAGCTATATGCTAAGCGAGAAGCTGAAAAAGGATTTGCTTTTCCGCCGGATGACGACTTGCAATTGCAATTTGAAAATGATTTTCCTTATACCGAAACTCCCGACCAACTCCGGTCGATCAAGGAAGTTAAGGAGGATATGGAAAAGCCACGGCCGATGGATCGTTTGCTAGTGGGAGACGTGGGTTACGGGAAAACTGAGGTAGCCCTCCGAGCTGCTTTTAAAGCCATCGAAGGCGGCAAGCAGGTGGCAATTCTCGTTCCCACCACGATTTTGGCACAACAACACTTTGATACGATGAACGATCGTTTTGAAGATTATCCAGTCACAACCGCGATGCTATCCCGGTTTCAAACTAACGCACAGATCAAGGAAGCGTTGGAGGGGTTGGCTGACGGAACCATTGACATTGTGGTGGGAACCCACCGGTTATTGTCAAAGGACGTGCAGTTTAAGGATTTAGGATTGCTAGTAATCGACGAAGAGCAGCGTTTTGGGGTGAAGCACAAGGAACGGATTAAGGCATTGCGTTCCCAAGTGGATGTCTTGACCCTTACGGCTACCCCGATTCCGCGAACCCTAAACATGTCGATGATTGGGGTGCGGGATCTTTCGGTAATTGAAACACCGCCAACTAACCGGTACCCGATTCAAACCTACGTGGTCGAGGAGAACGCTGGCATTATTCGTGAAGGAATTATGCGAGAAATCCGTCGAGATGGCCAGGTGTTTTTCTTGCATAACCGGGTGCAAGATATTGAAAAAGTGGTCGCCCAAATCGAGGCGTTGGTACCCGAGGCCCGGGTTGCCTACATTCACGGGCAGATGACTGAAAAACAACTTGAAGACATTTTGTTTGACTTCATCGAAGGTGAATATGACGTACTAGTAACGACTACGATTATCGAAACCGGAATCGACATTCCTAACGCCAATACTTTATTTGTGGAAAACGCCGATCACATGGGGCTTTCCCAGCTGTACCAGCTGCGGGGGCGGATTGGACGTTCTTCCCGGGTGGCGTACGCGTACTTCCTATATCAAAGGGACCGGGTGTTAACTGAATTAGGTGAAAAACGGTTGGAAGCCATTAAAGACTTCACGGAGCTGGGGTCCGGCTTTAAAATCGCTATGCGAGACCTTTCCATCCGGGGCGCGGGCAATTTGCTTGGAAAGCAACAACACGGGTTTATTGATTCGGTTGGTTACGATTTATACACGCAAATGCTGGCTGACGCAGTTAAGCAAAAACAGGGTAAGCAAGTTCCAAAACGGTCCGATAGTGAGATCGACTTGGAAATTGAAGCTTTTCTACCAAGTACGTATATCGAAGACCCACAACAAAAAATCGAATTCTACAAACGTCTTCGTCAGGTAGACTCTACCGAAGGCTTGATGGACGTGGTGGATGACTTGATTGACCGGTTTGGCGAATATCCGACCGAAGTAGCAAACTTAATTAAAGTTACCGAGCTAAAATTACACGCGGATGCTGCTCAGGTAGAAAAAATTGAACGTAAAAACGGTAATTTATTTATTACTTTAACGCCGGCAGCAAGTCAAAGAATTAGTGGGGAAAACGTCTTTGCTGCGTTATCAGTTACCAAACTACGAGCGACAGTGGCGGAATCAAATGATAAAATGCATATAAAGTTAGTTATTCAACCGCAAATGCAACAATCGGATTGGTTTGAACAACTAATGAGTTACGTTAAAAAATTAGCTGAATATTTGTGA
- a CDS encoding L,D-transpeptidase/peptidoglycan binding protein, with amino-acid sequence MQQRKHQHQRPHHSKIAITVGAVVILGLGYAGIAHHYQNSKTFMPNTTLAGTNVGGKTAAQAQQLIENHLSNQKLNLTANGKVVKKVDLADAGISSTSRQSITSAIKSQNGWAWPLHLMHVANAADKPSVSLDQAGTKKLNAYAKTTADELNQKLNSNTKSTAHVVSPEILAQQIQASTARGAQELDLKKTYYSKKNNAAQVKLQRIQAENEKITYDVNGNTVVIPKTTIKSWLDVKTDSQGQQKLSVDQSKVKAYLADLNQKYATYGADVTFNSTKRGTQTVKDGIFGWSINTTADAANLSTNILKGASFTQKATIVGSGQSLKKGDLGSTYVEVDKTNQHMWFYKDGKLQISTDVVTGKPSNGNTTPTGVFYVWNKERNATLRGKNDDGSNYASPVSYWMPIDYTGVGLHDAPWQPKFGGDWYKSHGSHGCVNTPPATMKKLFDAVPVGTPVVVF; translated from the coding sequence ATGCAACAACGAAAACATCAGCACCAGCGACCACACCATTCAAAAATTGCCATCACGGTTGGTGCAGTGGTTATTTTGGGATTGGGCTACGCCGGTATCGCCCACCATTACCAAAATAGCAAAACCTTTATGCCAAACACAACGTTAGCGGGCACTAACGTAGGCGGCAAAACTGCTGCCCAAGCACAGCAGTTGATTGAAAACCACTTAAGTAATCAAAAATTAAATTTGACTGCGAACGGCAAAGTTGTAAAAAAGGTTGACCTTGCTGACGCGGGAATCAGTTCAACCAGTCGCCAGTCAATCACTAGCGCAATCAAATCACAAAATGGATGGGCCTGGCCCCTTCATCTAATGCACGTAGCCAACGCTGCAGACAAACCTTCCGTTAGTCTTGATCAGGCGGGCACTAAAAAGTTAAATGCCTATGCTAAAACTACCGCTGACGAACTAAATCAAAAACTAAATTCTAATACCAAATCAACTGCTCACGTTGTTAGTCCAGAAATTCTGGCACAGCAAATTCAAGCCAGCACTGCTAGAGGCGCTCAAGAGTTGGACCTAAAAAAAACCTACTATTCGAAGAAGAATAATGCTGCTCAGGTTAAACTTCAACGGATTCAAGCCGAAAATGAAAAAATCACCTATGACGTAAACGGCAATACCGTGGTGATTCCTAAAACCACTATAAAAAGTTGGCTCGACGTTAAAACCGATTCTCAAGGCCAGCAAAAATTAAGCGTGGATCAATCCAAAGTAAAGGCTTATTTAGCGGATTTAAACCAAAAATACGCTACTTACGGAGCGGACGTGACCTTCAACAGTACTAAGCGCGGTACCCAAACCGTTAAGGATGGAATTTTTGGTTGGTCAATCAACACCACGGCCGATGCCGCTAACCTAAGTACCAACATTCTAAAAGGCGCTAGTTTTACCCAAAAAGCTACCATCGTTGGTTCGGGGCAATCTTTGAAAAAGGGTGACCTTGGCTCTACGTATGTAGAAGTCGATAAAACTAACCAACACATGTGGTTCTATAAGGATGGTAAACTGCAAATTTCTACCGACGTGGTAACTGGTAAGCCATCGAACGGTAACACCACGCCTACGGGAGTCTTTTACGTTTGGAACAAAGAACGTAACGCAACGTTACGCGGCAAAAACGATGATGGTTCCAACTACGCTTCTCCAGTAAGCTACTGGATGCCGATTGACTACACCGGAGTGGGCCTCCACGACGCTCCTTGGCAACCTAAATTCGGTGGTGACTGGTATAAGTCGCACGGCTCACACGGCTGTGTTAACACCCCACCCGCCACAATGAAAAAATTGTTCGATGCTGTTCCAGTTGGAACTCCGGTAGTGGTATTCTAA
- a CDS encoding L-lactate dehydrogenase: protein MSNIQNHQKVVLVGDGAVGSSYAFAMAQQGIAEEFVIVDVVKDRTVGDALDLEDATPFTAPKNIYSGEYSDCKDADLVVITAGAPQKPGETRLDLVNKNLNILSTIVKPVVDSGFDGIFLVAANPVDILTYATWKFSGFPKEKVIGSGISLDTARLRVALGKKFNVSPESVDAYILGEHGDSEFAAYSSATIGTKPLLEIAKEEGVSTDELAEIEDSVRNKAYEIINKKGATFYGVGTALMRISKAILRDENAVLPVGAYMDGEYGLNDIYIGTPAVINGQGLNRVIEAPLSDDEKKKMTDSATTLKKVLTDGLNALAEKQDK, encoded by the coding sequence ATGTCTAATATTCAAAATCATCAAAAAGTTGTCCTCGTCGGTGACGGTGCCGTAGGTTCTAGTTACGCATTCGCGATGGCACAACAAGGAATCGCTGAAGAATTCGTCATTGTCGACGTTGTTAAGGATCGTACAGTTGGGGACGCATTGGACCTTGAAGATGCTACTCCATTCACAGCTCCAAAGAACATCTACTCTGGTGAATACTCAGACTGCAAGGATGCTGACTTAGTTGTTATCACAGCTGGCGCACCACAAAAGCCAGGTGAAACACGTCTTGACCTTGTTAACAAGAACTTGAACATCCTTTCAACAATTGTTAAGCCAGTTGTTGATTCTGGTTTTGATGGTATCTTCCTTGTTGCTGCTAACCCAGTTGATATCCTTACTTACGCAACATGGAAATTCTCTGGCTTCCCTAAGGAAAAAGTTATCGGTTCAGGTATCTCACTTGACACAGCTCGTTTGCGCGTAGCTCTTGGTAAGAAATTCAACGTTAGCCCAGAATCTGTAGATGCTTACATCTTAGGTGAACATGGTGACAGTGAATTTGCTGCTTACTCATCAGCTACAATCGGTACAAAGCCATTGCTTGAAATCGCTAAAGAAGAAGGCGTTTCAACTGACGAATTGGCTGAAATCGAAGACAGCGTACGTAACAAAGCTTACGAAATCATCAACAAGAAGGGTGCTACATTCTACGGTGTTGGTACTGCCTTGATGCGGATTTCTAAAGCAATCCTTCGCGACGAAAATGCTGTACTACCTGTTGGTGCATACATGGACGGCGAATACGGTTTGAACGACATTTACATTGGTACTCCTGCAGTTATCAATGGTCAAGGTCTAAACCGCGTTATCGAAGCACCACTTAGCGATGACGAAAAGAAGAAGATGACTGACTCAGCAACTACTTTGAAGAAAGTTCTTACTGACGGTCTAAACGCTCTTGCTGAAAAACAAGACAAATAA
- the pth gene encoding aminoacyl-tRNA hydrolase, which yields MKMIVGLGNIGKEYDQTRHNTGFMVVDALAKKYGVEHFKIHHQAMVGEFFLNGEKVLLVKPTTYMNDSGRAVRPLMDYYDLALTDLIVVYDDMDMPVGKIRLRQKGSAGGHNGIKSLIAHLGTEKFRRLRVGIEHPAHQKVVDYVLGRFTKEQQADFEIGVQNAVAALDDWLAGAEFSQLMNQYN from the coding sequence ATGAAAATGATTGTTGGTTTAGGGAACATTGGAAAAGAATATGATCAAACGCGACATAATACCGGGTTTATGGTGGTGGACGCGCTAGCTAAAAAGTATGGGGTGGAGCATTTTAAGATCCATCACCAAGCCATGGTGGGCGAATTTTTCTTAAATGGTGAAAAGGTTTTATTAGTGAAACCAACCACCTACATGAACGATTCCGGGCGGGCCGTGCGTCCCTTGATGGATTACTATGATTTAGCCTTAACGGACTTGATCGTGGTTTATGATGACATGGACATGCCGGTAGGTAAAATTCGGTTACGCCAAAAGGGTTCGGCAGGCGGTCACAACGGGATCAAGAGCTTGATTGCCCATTTAGGTACCGAAAAATTTCGGCGTCTCCGAGTGGGAATTGAGCATCCTGCACACCAAAAGGTGGTCGATTACGTACTCGGAAGGTTTACTAAAGAACAACAAGCTGACTTTGAAATTGGCGTCCAAAATGCAGTTGCGGCACTCGACGACTGGTTAGCGGGCGCAGAATTCAGTCAATTGATGAATCAATACAATTAG